ACTTGCCAATTTTCAAAGGTTGGGCATGAATTTTCTAGTACATTCTACAATTGTAGTATAAAAATAGGATAATTTACCAATTTTGGTAATTTCTCATTGAGTAggtcatatttcaaaatgacagagaaATCTGATTATTTTAGTAATTAatgtttgatttcattttcaaatacttgtaaataaacaaatgattatattttaaatcaaaatttatcaaatgtgATCACAAATTATACAGTTATCTTTCataaataatagaaataataaCAAGATCCTTCATAACCCATCCACAAGTTTTCACATGCAGGGAATGGTTGTAGAAATTAGAAAAGAGTTACCTCCTTATCAtaggtatatattgtatatatatacctatgaTAAGGAATTAATTACTAGTGATAAATAACCCTTATCAGTTATAACTTACCAGCTTTCAGagttttgtcattttcaaatacattgtaaGATAATTTACCAATGAATGCTGGTAATTGCTTATTTAACTTAAGTTCAGAAGGTGTGTGTgtaaaaaattaatgaataaattaccaactttatttattttacattgattacaAAACAAGTtttacaacttatgcaaatcactcttgatggcccggatgtaagtaCACtagggatcttagtgtgggagaaaaccggagtgcccggagaaaacccatgtgatcAGGCAGGTGATCCCCTAACCTTTTCGTGTCCTTGCCAGAGATTGAACCctggccggctaggtgaaaggcgagtggcacTGCACCACCCGATAACATGATTATCCCCTAGACAGAAGTTATGATATCATTATAGATAATAATTAGGAAGCAGTTGTGTGTCAGAGGAACTCACATTATTGAATAGAGAAATTTGTTTATGGTTATCAATTCTCAACTTATGTTTGTTTCTTATTATAGAATGAGAAAGGTGGGAGGGGCATTTAGTGACTGTGTTCTTGATATTTATTCagcaattattttgaaatatggcTGATAACTTAATGTTAAGGGCTACAAAATGTTGTGACAACAATTTACCAATTTGACATTTCCCATTTGTTTACATAGCACTACAGTGGACTGGAGGACGCAGTTTATAGAAACATAGATGCTTGTAAAGAGTTGGCCAGGACCACACGATCTGCCATGGGGCCACTTGGTAAGAAGCATAGTATAACATACAGTACCATATTTGATGTCCTTGTCTTTGTTTCCCATGCCAGTGTCATCTTAACTGTCTCTTCCTGCTGGAGGAGAGGCTATTTACTGTCTTACAGTTAGTTCTTACTAAGATCCAAGTCATATCGCCTGCTGATTTTTAATAGCCTCTGCATTAATTTTATTGTTGGTGTTTTGAATTATGGTGGAAGGATTTAATATGAAGTAGAAGCGACTGCAATCATTTCAAATGGGGAAAAAAAACTGTATGTagttgggggtggggggttaattatatatattaaaatatggaAGGTAATATTGTTATCGAGGATGTGAATCTTCAGCCGATTGGCTGATTTCAGCCTTTTAGACTTTCAGAAAATAGCTGCctggtacatgtacagtaattccatatagttttcaaaaaaaagtatatttcagttgttttttttaaagattttccatTTTCATCTCTGTGGTACAATATGAATGAAATGCTGGTATAAATAACAGGTTACTTTGTGTATGGCACTTGATCGGTGTTATGTCGAATTTGAACTTAAAACTTccataatttatttcatttcttttattgTTACTTGTACATTGTCAATgtgaattatgtttataatgttaACTTATCGTTATTATTACTGTATTGAATGTTTTGGTTGCTTACTGTGaaagttttgtttgttgttgtgtagGTCAGAATAAGATGGTCATCAACCAGTTGGAGAAGCTGTTTGTGACCAATGACGCTGCCACCATTCTCCGGGAATTAGAGGTTCAGCACCCAGCAGCAAAGATGTTGGTAATTGCATCTCATCAACAGGAACAGGAAGTTGGAGATGGTACCAACTTTACTCTTGTCTTCGCTGGAGCTCTCTTGGAGCATGCAGAAAGTCTGCTTAGGATGGTAAGTTCTATTTTCATATCTActcataaaataacaaaaaaaatatgtggtAGTCCATTAATGATGTGTTGTATTTTgattaagaaagaaaaaacatatttaaactaAATTATTACTCTTGTCAGATAGTTGATAGTTTGATAAAATGGCATGTTTACTCTATTGATAGCTCTATCTGATATTAAACTAATAGGACTTCAAGACATGAGGTATTCCTGTTGGGAGGTATTGATGTAGCTGTTACTATGAAACTTGACCAACACAATATTTCTGTTTGCAGGGTTTGTCAGTCACAGAGGTCACAGATGGATATGAGTTAGCTGCCAAAAAAGCTCAAGATCTCCTTCCaggtatatattttattatgacAGTCATTTGGCTGAAATTGTCTTATAATTCAAAAACAAGTCTATAGTATTAACTCTGTAATAGGAGACCTTTCTATTTGGTTGTTTGAAATATGGTACCAATGCCACATCAAATCAGCTCCATTGTagaaattcagaaaaaaacttGTTTACTTTTCAATTCTATAATGTGAAGCTTGAATTTTTTATCGTCTATTTGGTTGTTTCAGATCTTGTATGTGGAGAAATAAAGAACCTTAGGAACAAGGCTGATGTTCAAAAGGTGGTCAAATCTGCTATCATGAGCAAACAGTATGGAAATGAAGACTTTCTCTCAAGCCTTGTGGTGGATGCCTGCAGTAAGTTTAATAGCACAAAATGATTTCTTAACTTTGAAAGAAAGAATAAGAATTTGGGCAAAGAAGTGCTTGAAACTTTACGAGGGCTGCAATGGGCAAAAATTTCTCTGCCATTAACCACAACATTGAGTTTATAAGTATTGTTTATTGATCATGATCAGCCGTAAATACCTTTTCAAGAATCTTAAAAATGCAATGGTCTGAAAAAGTTTGCAACACAAATCAGTCATTTGCATTTCAAATGAGCACGCTATGAGTAATAATGTGCAGTATGAAAAATATAAGTAGACAAGATTGACGAAACTTCAATAGAATACTTACATTAATGGATTGAGAACAGTGTTTGTAGCCAATGATCACTGTTATATAAGGTAATCAACATGTTAAAATGACTTGAACTTTTATGATTTACATGTAActattttatttactttcagTATCCATTTTACCACAGAAAGTGTCCTTCAGTGTAGATAATGTCAGAACCTCCAAAATTCTGGTAAGTGTTAAGTaaatttttgatgctgtgaaacagcattcttaggtacactcggcgagcctgtgcacatcaaaacaatgaaaccactccgcgatgaaaattaaaagttgttttgttcatttcacttaatacttgatggtatgaaaaataaaaccccaatattcaaaaccacagacattgaatttgtacatacatatacaccatggatggagtgttttaagtgttcagttgggactctatgatattgGTATTACTCCGAGATAGtagtctcccgaaaatcacgaacaacgccttcttcgctgtcttcctccgtggcagactttcggtggattttggattgagtatgtttattaaaattttacgtaattcatgctactgatcgattattgtaatcaaatgttaggaaCGTTAATACAAAAGAAATctcttataacgcttataaagttttttgtgttggttgcattgacgaactatatccgatgatacactgtattattgcgcagtaaaagttaatagttttgagtatgtgtctgtcacactggagttgtgtcttttgtttatcgacaactgcgtcatattgaaagggaaaaggtacaaaatttatcaacataaacttacaaaatataatgatgatatagatctatatatgtacgagcattttaaagtgacaaataaacttatattgccgtgtaatgtacggtagccttatgaagacttgctaaagtctgatgtattgtatgaagttttcttgatgataGCGTTCTgtattcaaaagaaatttgagtgttataagtaaccaaataatgtaccttttacttggcaaaagtatatggccatgttttattatgagtcaaaagtcggcaaagcacaACTCGCGGTATAATGTTCAGCACGAAAATATctcgccaaccagttactgttaggcttacgaagacttgctaaagtccggtagcctacattacatgaagttttcttgatgttaacggctagcgatcttgtaaatttaaaagaaatacgagtgatatacgtaatggaataatgtaccttttattcgGCAAAAgtatgatttattagtcaaatgTCGTCAAAGCAACGTTAACCCATgtaagttttctaaaaaggaaaccaaaacttgtctggaaatggtaatatttctaatgttatatttttcctaaaatattcttcaatgttaagtggatgttaagatacggatatgtttactttttatgttttgtctttgaagagacattgatgaaattaataatttagtaattaaaaaagaattataaaaacaatactcagattctgaacggtttcatAGGTGTCGAAATCgttattttagaaataatttagaCACAAAATTGATTTgagttatttcaggaaaatgagttattcaacttattatTCTTGAAAACTttgaatatcataaaataaatacggtatactgtaaatatattttgttgaactccgaaattcaacactgcacacttaaagtatactaaattcaatatttaaatgaaaaaccaatttctttattatttggtTTGGATCCTTcaatcacagcatctatgagtggcttTTGCACTTTGATTTATTACCACATATGGTCTAGACgataaattatttgaaattgtaaaactctttttttttaccaaatcactttgaaattgtaaaactctttttttttaccaaatcaCTTGTccaaaataaaaatggttgtcCAGTTCACAATGACATAATATGGAACTGGATATTTTCGTCTGGTTTATTATTAATATGTAatggaaaaatgaaaagtttttaATATGATGCTAGTTCAAGGTCAGAAGGAACATGGGCTAAAAATCTGGCATTACAGTTCCAAGTAAAGGAAATTTATGTGAATTTAACCATTGTAGGGAAGTGGAATCTACAACTCAACAGTAATCAATGGAATGGTGTTCAAACGTCTCGTTGAGGGAGACCTGACCAAGGCCGAGAAAAGTAAGGTGGTCGTATACTCCTGTCCACTCGACTCCATGCAGACAGAAACTTCGGTAAGAACCTACACACCATAAAGTTAAAAAGAATCCAAATACAATCATACAGCTTATACTAATTCCTCTCAAATAAGTCTTGATGGAGTTCTTTTTTAAGTCATCTGAACATCTCGATTTGGATGATGTATTATGAGCTAAAATTGTATCAGTACACTGATTGCAGTGTATTCAAAAAAGTCGATTTGAGCCTTATACTCGCGTGAATATTGCTTTACatcacaaaatatcattatcaatatgATTATAAGTCATTTCCTTGGGTGTTCTTTCAGAGTAAAATATCTTTCAAGTCTTCTAATGACCTTAAGTAATTTCCTTTGGTTTTCTTTCAGGGTAAAATATCAATCAAGTCTGCTAATGAACTGTTAGCATTTAGCAAGGGAGAAGAAAATCTAATGGAAGAGGTGAGTTTTCAATCATAAAGGTAGATTATCATTTTTCGAAATCATTACCAGTAAAATGTAGTGTTTAATAATGTGAATGTACATAGCAGAGAGTCTGTTCAAACAGTTGTTACTAAATGTATCCttgaaattaatgaaaacatatgtttgtttttgtgagCATAATAACATGAGAAACTTGACATTTACTACCCACAGCAAATCAAAGCTATAGCTGACACTGGCTGCAAAGTGGTGGTGTCCGGAGGCAAGGTGGGAGAGCTTGCTCTGCATTTCTGTAACAAATACCAGCTAATGGTAGTACGACTAATGTCCAAATGGGACCTGAGGAGACTCTGCAAATCCATAGGAGCCACACCACTCCCTAGGATTGTAAGTAGCTACATGATAAAAAGTGTGACAAGCTATTCTGCTTTTGTATAtaaaagttatctgcccttgcggatatatatttattgtgacgtTATGCGTTTGCAGGCATAATGTCATAAATGAAGCAAGTTTCATTCACAAAATTATGACCTCAAAATGGATACCTGCCTGCAAGGGAGGCAATTTTGTAATAGGTAAAGAcaaaatactgtagtaacaaaAGTTGGTAAAAGGTCTCATTCCGGTTTGAGTTTCATTCAAATTTTAAGGGAGAATTtactttttattaaaaaattgcCATAAAAATTCACCAAAAGAAGAAGTTGCTACTTTAAATGAATAACTCGACTTATAACTTACTGAAAACAAATGAGAAATCAGAATGAAAATAAGAAGTAAAGATGGTATTGAAGATTTTGCTTCGATagattaatatatatctattaccTGGTGTGTACACTTGGGAATGAATTTATCAGAGATGTATTGTACTATGTTACAGACCCCACCAACTACAGATGAAACTGGATATTGTGATCATGTGTTTGTAGATGAGATTGGAGATACTTCTGTTATTGTGTTCAAACAAGGTATGTGATTTAGAAGAAAGCTATTTTcagtaaatatttgaatttgttaTTCGTTATATCAGTAAGCTCGTATCCAATTCTTTGATGCATACTCTACATTTCTGTACATTAAGCATATATTGgaattatatattaacaatCTGTTCAATCAAAACTGAGAAATTTAAGTCACATTTCACATGATCGActtttgattaatattttaatttatgttaTCTGATTTATCGCCTGTCCAATAAAGACTGAAAGAATATCTGGAACAGCAGGTACTTCAAAAATACTAAACCTAGCAATAGACAGAGATATGAGTATTACACATACTACCTGAATTGTCCCAATATCTAAACTCTTACACAAGACTGATTTAATATTGCAGACAAAGAGGAGAGTGCTGTATCAACCATCATAGTACGAGG
The nucleotide sequence above comes from Argopecten irradians isolate NY chromosome 1, Ai_NY, whole genome shotgun sequence. Encoded proteins:
- the LOC138324475 gene encoding T-complex protein 1 subunit theta-like, producing the protein MAMHVPTAPGFAQMLKDGAKHYSGLEDAVYRNIDACKELARTTRSAMGPLGQNKMVINQLEKLFVTNDAATILRELEVQHPAAKMLVIASHQQEQEVGDGTNFTLVFAGALLEHAESLLRMGLSVTEVTDGYELAAKKAQDLLPDLVCGEIKNLRNKADVQKVVKSAIMSKQYGNEDFLSSLVVDACISILPQKVSFSVDNVRTSKILGSGIYNSTVINGMVFKRLVEGDLTKAEKSKVVVYSCPLDSMQTETSGKISIKSANELLAFSKGEENLMEEQIKAIADTGCKVVVSGGKVGELALHFCNKYQLMVVRLMSKWDLRRLCKSIGATPLPRITPPTTDETGYCDHVFVDEIGDTSVIVFKQDKEESAVSTIIVRGSTDNILDDIVRAVDDGVNTFKALTKDVRVVPGAGATEIELAKQLTTYGEGQPGLEQYAIMKFAEALEVIPRAIAENAGAKPTEVLSKLYAAHQEGKKSVGVDIEASPVDVADAVEREILDLYINKFWGIKFATAAACTVLKVDQIIMAKPAGGPKAKENKNWDDD